In bacterium, the following are encoded in one genomic region:
- a CDS encoding DUF6150 family protein, with protein sequence MKKLFAVLTLAAFAPAPAGNVYVADYESYADLNVYVADYESYADLNVYVVDYESYAAGEDALWYFVDYESYADVVIYYVDYESYADLKVYFVDYESYAGWNKGHPWQERLH encoded by the coding sequence GTGAAGAAGCTCTTCGCGGTCCTGACCCTGGCGGCGTTCGCCCCCGCACCGGCGGGCAACGTCTACGTGGCCGATTACGAATCCTACGCCGACCTCAACGTCTACGTCGCGGACTACGAGTCCTACGCCGATTTGAACGTCTACGTAGTGGACTACGAGAGCTACGCCGCAGGCGAGGACGCCCTGTGGTATTTCGTGGACTACGAGTCCTACGCCGACGTGGTCATCTACTACGTGGATTACGAGTCCTACGCCGACCTCAAGGTGTACTTCGTGGACTACGAGTCCTACGCCGGCTGGAACAAGGGCCATCCATGGCAGGAACGCCTGCACTGA
- a CDS encoding BamA/TamA family outer membrane protein, with amino-acid sequence MRYSTASLLIILAASAGALPLVGLEGDGAELPELTVLRVGEEFDEELADRALKAAAASLAAEGYLDARLVPSSSAREGGVLLRVTLERGERAPLGGLTVNGARAVEPRLVEAAARTGWRRDGPTGLIRAVGDLYASAGYLNAEVALVEPRRADDGSLNLTLELAEGDLTCVDTIEVVGLDDDAQRTALAALGLARGDPLTPNALEAARRRMERTGYYDHVALTLDGTTLRLEVEPGRTVYFDGALGLGETGGETELYGEIQFSLVNLGGGGHDLAGLYRRTSPDNADYRAAYTERFLFGSRAALELAYTGLRRANRRSDAGEAELRQPLGDHLELSIAARFSSDFQEGVGSSVYLGAGLGALLDYTDRPRDPTDGFDLWCRLEAGQRRYDARRETPLRARLGGDGFWTPLEPHTLALLLEGGLADVRPPVSLDCFYLGGAYRPRGYRNRELPTDAYALATAEYRLRLGDSGRLFAFGDFAYYRPLSTAPFTTPTTWTRALGYGIGLVVNLGVGSLEVVYALNEDSSLDSGVLEVRLVLDRLL; translated from the coding sequence GTGAGATATTCCACCGCATCGCTTTTGATAATCCTGGCCGCCTCGGCCGGGGCTCTCCCCCTGGTGGGCCTGGAGGGGGACGGGGCGGAGCTGCCCGAGCTGACCGTGCTCCGGGTGGGGGAGGAATTCGACGAGGAGCTGGCGGATCGGGCGCTCAAAGCGGCGGCGGCCTCCCTGGCCGCTGAGGGCTACCTGGACGCCCGGTTGGTGCCTTCATCGTCTGCGCGCGAGGGCGGCGTGCTGCTGCGGGTCACCCTGGAGCGGGGCGAGCGGGCCCCCCTGGGCGGGCTGACGGTGAACGGCGCCCGGGCCGTCGAGCCGCGGCTGGTCGAGGCGGCGGCGCGCACCGGCTGGCGCAGGGACGGGCCGACCGGCCTCATCCGGGCCGTGGGCGACCTCTACGCCTCGGCGGGCTACCTGAACGCCGAGGTGGCGCTGGTCGAGCCGAGACGCGCGGACGACGGGTCGCTCAACCTGACCCTTGAGCTGGCGGAGGGAGACCTCACCTGCGTGGACACGATCGAGGTCGTGGGCCTGGACGACGACGCGCAGCGCACCGCCCTGGCCGCCCTGGGGCTGGCGCGGGGCGACCCCTTGACCCCCAACGCCCTGGAGGCGGCCCGACGCCGCATGGAACGAACGGGTTACTACGACCACGTCGCGCTCACCCTCGACGGGACGACCCTGCGGCTCGAGGTCGAGCCGGGGCGGACGGTTTACTTCGACGGCGCCCTGGGCCTCGGCGAAACGGGGGGCGAGACCGAGCTCTACGGGGAGATCCAGTTCAGCCTCGTTAACCTGGGCGGCGGGGGGCACGACCTCGCGGGGCTGTACAGACGGACTTCTCCCGACAACGCCGACTACCGGGCGGCATACACCGAGCGGTTCCTCTTCGGCAGTCGGGCAGCGCTGGAACTAGCCTACACCGGCCTCCGACGCGCCAACCGCCGCTCCGACGCCGGCGAGGCCGAATTGCGCCAGCCGCTGGGCGACCACCTCGAGCTCTCCATCGCCGCCCGGTTCTCCTCCGACTTTCAGGAGGGCGTCGGGTCGAGTGTCTATCTGGGCGCCGGGCTGGGGGCCCTTCTGGATTACACCGACCGGCCGCGCGACCCCACCGACGGCTTCGACCTGTGGTGCAGGCTGGAAGCCGGCCAGCGGCGCTACGATGCTCGGCGGGAGACGCCGCTCCGGGCCCGGCTGGGGGGCGACGGATTCTGGACGCCCCTCGAACCGCACACCCTCGCGCTGTTGCTGGAGGGCGGGCTGGCCGACGTCCGGCCGCCGGTGTCCCTGGACTGCTTCTACCTGGGCGGCGCGTACAGACCCCGCGGCTACCGCAACCGCGAGCTGCCCACCGACGCGTACGCCCTGGCCACGGCCGAGTACCGACTGCGGCTGGGGGATTCGGGACGCCTCTTCGCCTTCGGCGACTTCGCCTACTATCGGCCGCTCTCCACCGCGCCCTTCACGACCCCGACGACGTGGACACGGGCCCTCGGTTACGGAATCGGCCTGGTCGTCAACCTGGGGGTGGGCAGCCTCGAGGTGGTTTACGCCCTCAACGAGGATTCGAGCCTGGACTCCGGCGTCCTGGAGGTACGGCTCGTCCTGGACCGCCTGCTGTAA
- a CDS encoding FAD-binding and (Fe-S)-binding domain-containing protein — translation MAGLGKKLREHLGERFPGRVTFDKTERMLCGHDIASVPKLLKPLIGGTVPRAVVQPADEAELVELVTWACGRGIPLTPRGKATSGYGGVLPVKKGLVVDFYRMRDVLEIDAKNLTATVEPGITWEQLDAQLKPKGLTLRTYPTSYPSSTVGGWLAHGGAGLGAYEYGYFADNVISARVVLSSGEVRELAGDDLDLVSDAMGTTGFISRVTVRVMPAEELDVISISCADAHDLQRFIERIMAEGLPVWSMMFINPRMAKLKNLSPLREHHGEPVEERVLLPETYVMTLTFRKRDAERIHAYFDTPHPECSAEILSDKIARHEWGNRFNLMVVKRLGPSLVPAEVVVPLKNLGDVMTEIEEKLRQPVVKEAVIIREGRGGVPEAVILGFIPADERRFGYTFLFALSLSIMKIARRHGGRPYATGLYFAGLADGILGAEKVKRLRGAKREADPKRLLNPRKVLSNGLVGVFMGLAGFFEPLVRALGNGVSVEIGERPKKPVRGIPADVAWYAYSCSQCGYCVDACDQFYGRGWESQSPRGKWYWLRRMMEGKVKWDQAMVDTFLVCTTCELCNLRCSASLPIEPAWMKLRGKLIQDDGRMTFPPFEVMGAATTAQGNIWAGYRKNRADWFPEDLAAKHGPGVKAPIVYFAGCTASYVEHDIAQATVRLLDEAGVDFTTLGEVENCCGTPMLVAGKWDVFLETVRKNIAAVKATGAKTVVTSCPACDMMWRHHYAGWAKELGVEYDIKTRHYSEIISEKLAAGEFEFPENGGERERVTWHDSCHIGRVSGVYEEPRAMIKAVPGVDFVEMAHNREEGHCCGSVLTLIKDPPVAADIGEERLNEAVDVGAEKVLALCPCCEFQLRVSRDKKDVKVQVQDLARFAAGKLGYDFPDPEPEVRRQWAVFEKMIALMTPKGFAELMDTMWPELLKAMPLGMGAMMRFIGRLGPVGGGMLFLMRPLFPILFPMLLPGMMPKVMATMLERIGGIVPMPDYMAEQMPELMPGVMDRLLPHMVRELVPHAVPKMIRFLRTQRKR, via the coding sequence ATGGCAGGGTTAGGTAAAAAACTACGGGAGCACCTCGGGGAGCGATTCCCCGGCCGGGTGACCTTCGATAAAACCGAGCGGATGCTCTGCGGCCACGACATCGCCTCGGTCCCCAAGCTCTTGAAGCCGCTCATCGGCGGGACCGTTCCCCGCGCCGTGGTCCAGCCGGCGGACGAGGCCGAGCTGGTCGAGCTGGTGACCTGGGCCTGCGGGCGCGGCATCCCGCTCACCCCGAGGGGCAAGGCCACCTCGGGCTACGGCGGCGTCCTGCCGGTCAAAAAGGGCCTGGTGGTGGATTTTTACCGGATGCGGGACGTGCTCGAGATAGACGCGAAAAACCTCACCGCCACCGTGGAGCCGGGTATCACCTGGGAGCAGCTCGACGCGCAATTGAAACCGAAAGGCCTGACCCTGCGCACCTACCCCACCAGCTACCCCTCCTCGACGGTGGGCGGCTGGCTGGCGCACGGGGGCGCGGGCCTGGGCGCTTACGAGTACGGCTACTTCGCGGACAACGTAATCTCGGCCCGCGTCGTCCTGTCCTCGGGCGAGGTGCGCGAGCTCGCCGGCGACGACTTGGATCTCGTATCCGACGCCATGGGCACCACGGGCTTCATCAGCCGGGTGACCGTCAGGGTAATGCCCGCCGAGGAGCTGGACGTCATCTCCATCTCCTGCGCCGACGCCCACGACCTCCAGCGCTTCATCGAGCGCATCATGGCCGAGGGGCTGCCGGTGTGGTCCATGATGTTCATCAACCCGCGCATGGCCAAGCTGAAAAACCTGTCCCCCCTGCGGGAGCACCACGGCGAGCCGGTCGAGGAGCGGGTCCTTCTGCCCGAGACCTACGTCATGACGCTCACCTTCCGCAAGCGCGACGCCGAGCGCATCCACGCCTACTTCGACACCCCGCACCCCGAGTGCTCCGCCGAGATACTTTCCGATAAAATCGCCCGGCACGAGTGGGGGAACCGCTTCAACCTGATGGTGGTCAAGCGGCTCGGTCCGTCCCTGGTCCCGGCCGAGGTGGTCGTTCCGTTGAAAAATCTGGGCGACGTGATGACCGAGATCGAGGAAAAGCTCCGGCAGCCGGTGGTCAAGGAGGCGGTGATAATCCGCGAGGGCCGGGGCGGCGTGCCGGAGGCGGTGATTCTCGGCTTCATCCCCGCGGACGAGCGGCGCTTCGGCTACACCTTCCTCTTCGCCCTGTCACTCTCGATAATGAAAATCGCGCGGCGTCACGGCGGCCGTCCCTACGCCACCGGCCTCTACTTCGCCGGCCTGGCCGACGGCATTCTGGGGGCCGAAAAGGTCAAAAGGCTCAGGGGCGCGAAGCGCGAGGCGGACCCCAAACGGCTCCTGAACCCGCGCAAGGTTTTGTCCAACGGGCTGGTGGGGGTGTTCATGGGCCTGGCCGGGTTTTTCGAGCCGCTGGTCCGGGCCCTCGGGAACGGGGTTTCCGTTGAGATAGGCGAGCGGCCGAAGAAGCCGGTCCGGGGCATCCCCGCCGACGTGGCCTGGTACGCCTACTCCTGCTCCCAGTGCGGCTACTGCGTGGACGCCTGCGACCAGTTCTACGGCCGGGGGTGGGAGAGCCAGAGCCCGCGCGGCAAATGGTACTGGCTCCGTCGGATGATGGAAGGCAAGGTGAAGTGGGACCAGGCGATGGTGGACACCTTCCTGGTGTGCACGACCTGCGAGCTGTGCAACCTGCGCTGCTCGGCGTCGCTGCCCATCGAGCCGGCCTGGATGAAGCTGCGTGGAAAGCTCATCCAGGACGACGGCCGGATGACCTTCCCGCCCTTCGAGGTGATGGGGGCCGCCACCACGGCCCAGGGGAACATCTGGGCCGGGTATCGGAAGAACCGCGCCGACTGGTTCCCCGAGGACCTGGCCGCCAAGCACGGCCCCGGCGTCAAGGCCCCGATCGTCTACTTCGCCGGCTGCACCGCCAGCTACGTCGAGCACGACATCGCCCAGGCCACGGTGCGCCTTCTGGACGAGGCGGGGGTGGACTTCACCACCCTGGGCGAGGTGGAGAACTGCTGCGGCACGCCCATGCTCGTGGCCGGGAAGTGGGACGTTTTTCTGGAAACGGTGCGGAAGAACATCGCGGCGGTCAAGGCCACCGGCGCGAAAACGGTGGTCACCTCCTGCCCGGCCTGCGACATGATGTGGCGCCACCACTACGCCGGCTGGGCGAAGGAGTTGGGCGTCGAGTACGACATAAAGACCCGGCACTACTCGGAGATTATTTCCGAGAAGCTGGCCGCCGGGGAGTTCGAGTTCCCGGAAAACGGCGGCGAGAGGGAGCGTGTCACCTGGCACGACTCCTGCCACATCGGGCGCGTGTCCGGGGTGTACGAGGAGCCGCGGGCGATGATAAAGGCCGTGCCCGGCGTTGACTTCGTCGAGATGGCGCACAACCGCGAGGAGGGCCACTGCTGCGGCTCGGTGCTCACGCTCATCAAGGACCCGCCCGTGGCCGCCGACATCGGCGAGGAGCGCCTCAACGAGGCCGTGGACGTGGGGGCCGAAAAGGTCCTGGCCCTCTGCCCCTGCTGCGAGTTCCAGCTCCGCGTCAGCCGGGACAAAAAGGACGTGAAGGTCCAGGTGCAGGACCTGGCGCGCTTCGCCGCCGGGAAGCTCGGCTACGATTTCCCCGACCCCGAGCCGGAGGTCCGGCGCCAGTGGGCCGTCTTCGAGAAGATGATCGCCCTCATGACGCCCAAGGGCTTCGCCGAGCTCATGGACACCATGTGGCCCGAATTGCTCAAGGCCATGCCGCTGGGCATGGGCGCGATGATGCGGTTCATCGGGCGGCTGGGGCCGGTGGGCGGCGGGATGCTCTTTTTGATGCGGCCGCTGTTCCCGATTCTCTTCCCGATGCTGCTGCCGGGGATGATGCCCAAGGTCATGGCGACCATGCTCGAGCGCATCGGGGGGATAGTCCCCATGCCGGACTACATGGCCGAGCAGATGCCGGAGCTGATGCCGGGTGTGATGGACCGTCTGCTGCCGCACATGGTCAGGGAGCTGGTGCCGCACGCGGTGCCGAAGATGATCCGGTTCCTGCGGACGCAGCGGAAGCGGTAG
- a CDS encoding metalloregulator ArsR/SmtB family transcription factor produces the protein MPEAPTLADFKETAKLFRALAHPLRLAITCGLARSPVTQGEIVAVLGRPQSTVAQHLAKLRSAGVVSGSREGAQVVFHVTDPAAGAVIEAVCRQRHSSALREITWEELGALDWNSI, from the coding sequence GTGCCCGAAGCACCCACCCTGGCGGATTTCAAGGAAACGGCAAAACTCTTCCGCGCCCTCGCCCACCCCCTCCGCCTGGCCATCACCTGCGGCCTGGCGCGCTCGCCGGTCACACAGGGCGAAATCGTCGCCGTCCTGGGGCGGCCCCAGAGCACCGTCGCCCAGCATCTGGCCAAGCTGCGCTCGGCCGGGGTCGTCTCGGGCAGCCGCGAGGGGGCCCAGGTGGTCTTCCACGTCACCGACCCGGCGGCGGGCGCCGTCATCGAGGCCGTCTGCCGCCAGCGGCACAGCTCCGCCCTCAGGGAGATAACCTGGGAGGAGCTCGGCGCCCTCGACTGGAACTCAATCTAG
- a CDS encoding helix-hairpin-helix domain-containing protein → MHRPMKVEVLRELVKIPSVGPRTAEDLYDLGIRGVFDLTRQTPEELFEKLCKLRGKQVDSCTLYIFRAARRYAEKPDTDPEELKWWLFKD, encoded by the coding sequence GTGCACAGACCGATGAAGGTGGAGGTTCTGCGGGAGTTGGTAAAGATTCCCAGCGTGGGCCCCCGGACAGCCGAGGACCTTTACGATTTGGGAATCCGCGGCGTGTTCGACCTCACGCGGCAGACGCCCGAGGAACTTTTCGAAAAACTGTGCAAGCTGCGGGGGAAACAGGTTGATTCCTGCACGCTCTACATCTTCCGCGCCGCGCGGCGCTACGCCGAGAAGCCGGATACCGACCCCGAAGAGCTGAAGTGGTGGCTGTTCAAGGATTGA
- a CDS encoding class I SAM-dependent methyltransferase yields the protein MDGNEWQKYFDAHAAAYHREPFTAHTAAEVEFIVAELGLAPPMSVLDVGCGTGRHAVELARRGFRVTGVDISEGMLTEARRAAAEAGVELDLVRMDAARGLPPGPFDAVISICEGAFGLLSYADDPLEQGAALLGRMAAALVPGGRLLANALSALRYIRGVGTDEVAAGHYDPAALVETFNLEVEGGGSVRLLERSYTAPELLLLARLAGLEVLGVWGGTAGAWNRLPVTCDDYELMLSARRPADD from the coding sequence ATGGACGGGAACGAGTGGCAGAAATACTTCGACGCCCACGCCGCCGCCTATCACCGCGAGCCGTTCACCGCCCACACCGCGGCCGAGGTGGAGTTCATCGTCGCCGAGCTGGGCCTCGCGCCGCCTATGAGCGTCCTGGACGTGGGCTGCGGCACCGGGCGTCACGCGGTGGAGCTGGCCCGGCGGGGGTTCCGGGTGACCGGGGTGGACATTTCGGAAGGGATGCTGACCGAGGCCCGGCGCGCGGCCGCGGAGGCCGGCGTGGAGCTCGACCTGGTGAGGATGGATGCCGCCCGCGGGCTGCCCCCGGGGCCCTTCGACGCCGTGATTTCAATCTGCGAGGGTGCCTTCGGGCTCCTCTCCTACGCCGACGACCCCCTCGAGCAAGGGGCGGCGCTCCTGGGGCGGATGGCCGCGGCGCTCGTCCCCGGCGGGAGGCTCCTGGCGAACGCCCTCAGCGCCCTGCGCTACATCCGTGGGGTCGGCACGGACGAGGTCGCCGCCGGGCACTACGACCCGGCCGCCCTAGTGGAGACGTTCAACCTCGAGGTGGAGGGCGGCGGGTCGGTGCGGCTCCTGGAGCGCAGCTACACGGCGCCGGAGCTCCTCCTCCTCGCCCGCCTGGCGGGGCTGGAGGTGCTCGGCGTCTGGGGCGGCACCGCGGGCGCGTGGAACCGCCTCCCCGTCACCTGCGACGACTACGAGCTGATGCTATCGGCCCGCCGGCCGGCCGACGATTGA